Proteins from one Ketobacter alkanivorans genomic window:
- a CDS encoding acyl-CoA dehydrogenase family protein: MIEWSEPQRMLRTAVRQFVEREIAPNLDQLEHGDTPPYETLRKFLKTFGIDAMAKQRFESDLAKERAKLAGEPPPEKEEKDPAVVEMMRGEEAAMRMIPSIELCRYCPGMVTALGVSMGLTAGTIMSRGTIAQKERWALDLLTLDKIGAWAITEPNSGSDAFGSMKATCRRTDDGGYLLNGNKTFITNGPYADTIVFICKLDEPGVEPKQRKVLSFVLDTGMEGLSQSKPFRKMGIHSSPTGELFLQDVKVGKDRLLGETEEISYRSGVKDTFSAERSGVAAMALGITERCLELSVKYAKERVQFGKPIGEFQLIQAKLAKMEVARINLENLVFRYIETVAKGRSMTLAEASAMKLYAAQTAVEVAMEAVQIHGGNGYMAEYQVEQLARDAKILQIYGGTDEIQITHIARDMLSRA, translated from the coding sequence ATGATTGAATGGAGCGAGCCCCAGCGCATGCTGCGTACCGCTGTTCGCCAGTTTGTAGAGCGGGAAATTGCCCCCAATCTGGATCAACTGGAACACGGTGACACCCCACCCTACGAAACCTTGCGTAAATTCCTGAAAACCTTTGGCATCGATGCCATGGCGAAACAACGCTTTGAATCGGATCTGGCCAAAGAGCGCGCAAAACTGGCGGGCGAGCCGCCACCTGAAAAGGAAGAGAAAGATCCGGCTGTGGTGGAAATGATGCGTGGAGAAGAAGCCGCCATGCGCATGATTCCCAGTATCGAGCTATGCCGTTACTGCCCTGGTATGGTTACCGCTTTGGGCGTGAGCATGGGCCTTACCGCTGGCACCATCATGTCACGGGGCACTATTGCGCAAAAAGAACGCTGGGCATTGGATCTGCTCACCCTGGATAAAATCGGGGCCTGGGCCATCACGGAGCCAAATTCGGGCTCTGATGCCTTTGGTAGCATGAAAGCCACTTGCCGACGTACCGACGATGGCGGATACCTGCTGAACGGCAACAAAACCTTTATCACCAATGGCCCTTACGCCGACACCATTGTGTTCATCTGCAAACTGGATGAACCCGGCGTTGAGCCCAAGCAGCGCAAAGTGCTCAGTTTCGTTCTGGATACCGGTATGGAAGGCCTTAGCCAAAGCAAACCCTTCCGCAAAATGGGCATTCATTCATCCCCCACAGGTGAGCTGTTTCTACAGGATGTAAAAGTAGGCAAAGATCGCCTGCTGGGTGAAACCGAAGAAATATCCTACCGTAGCGGCGTGAAAGACACCTTCTCGGCAGAGCGCTCAGGCGTGGCGGCTATGGCACTGGGTATTACCGAACGCTGCCTTGAGCTAAGCGTGAAATACGCTAAAGAGCGGGTTCAATTTGGCAAACCCATCGGTGAATTTCAATTAATTCAGGCCAAACTGGCGAAGATGGAAGTGGCCCGCATCAATCTGGAAAACCTGGTGTTCCGCTATATCGAAACGGTCGCCAAGGGTCGCAGTATGACGCTGGCGGAAGCCTCTGCCATGAAACTCTATGCAGCCCAAACTGCGGTAGAAGTGGCCATGGAAGCGGTACAGATACACGGCGGCAATGGCTATATGGCCGAGTATCAGGTGGAACAGCTGGCTCGCGATGCCAAGATACTGCAAATTTACGGCGGTACCGACGAGATTCAGATCACCCACATTGCCCGCGACATGCTGTCACGCGCTTAA
- a CDS encoding arylesterase, which yields MLGDSLSAGYGIAQGQEWVTLLSQRFAREAQPVKVVNASISGETTSGGVARIKPLLERETPAWVLIELGGNDGLRGMSLVAMEANLQAMVDAVEESGAQPVLLGIKIPPNYGNKYRSRFEQVFVDVAERNDVALLPFLLDGVGGIDNLMQADRIHPNQQAQPLIADNVWEFLKPVMVKRDN from the coding sequence GTGCTGGGGGATAGTCTCAGTGCGGGCTACGGTATTGCGCAGGGGCAGGAGTGGGTGACTCTGCTGAGTCAGCGGTTCGCGCGGGAGGCTCAGCCCGTAAAAGTGGTTAATGCCAGTATCAGTGGCGAGACCACCTCCGGCGGGGTGGCGCGCATAAAACCGTTGTTGGAGCGGGAAACCCCCGCTTGGGTGCTGATAGAGTTAGGCGGCAACGATGGTTTGCGGGGGATGTCGCTGGTGGCAATGGAGGCCAATCTGCAGGCAATGGTGGATGCAGTGGAGGAGAGCGGTGCACAGCCAGTATTGTTGGGTATCAAAATTCCTCCCAATTATGGCAACAAATATCGCAGCCGTTTTGAGCAGGTTTTTGTGGATGTGGCCGAGCGTAACGATGTGGCGCTGCTGCCATTCTTATTGGATGGCGTGGGAGGGATCGACAACTTGATGCAAGCTGATCGTATCCACCCTAACCAGCAAGCCCAGCCATTGATTGCGGATAATGTCTGGGAGTTTCTTAAACCCGTTATGGTGAAGAGGGACAACTGA